One Armatimonadota bacterium genomic region harbors:
- a CDS encoding MFS transporter, whose product MSSGIPNKGLNQIRRLAYRGSRDLRLLSFTVFCVSFGWGAYFSTFNNFAVETLNLRADQLGMLESLREVPGFLMVFVAALMMRVAEPILGAIALGLVALGICGYSTVNSVPTLIVFSLVWSVGIHGWMPLSPSMTLSLAAEGRQGRRLGQMGSIGALGTICGMAMVFILAKVLHFSSIFVISGTVVGIGAVAVSMISRDIGHKQKPRFVFRKRFSLYYLLVFLEGCRKQVFITFAIFVLVRQFGASLRTVALLMIVNSVTNLILAPRFGRLIDRIGEKKVLLVCYSLLIPVFIGYATVNSKLVMNALHGIDAMFAMDLTSWILRYYTAGELTLGALCCLYFADSLLFLGSIGLTTYLHKIADPSDVMPSLAMGISVNHAAAVIVPVVGGLLWTRLGYQVTFYGGAGIVALSVLAVCRMRISARRVISESPPPS is encoded by the coding sequence TTGTCATCCGGTATACCTAACAAAGGCCTGAATCAGATTCGACGACTCGCATATCGAGGATCGCGCGACCTTCGCCTGCTCTCGTTCACCGTATTCTGCGTATCGTTCGGGTGGGGTGCGTATTTTTCAACCTTCAACAACTTCGCCGTGGAAACCCTGAACCTGAGAGCCGACCAGTTGGGCATGCTGGAGTCGCTCAGGGAAGTGCCGGGGTTTCTGATGGTCTTCGTGGCCGCGCTGATGATGCGCGTTGCGGAGCCGATACTGGGCGCAATTGCCCTCGGACTGGTGGCGCTGGGCATCTGTGGGTACAGCACGGTAAACAGCGTTCCTACCCTCATCGTGTTCTCTCTAGTGTGGAGCGTTGGGATACATGGATGGATGCCTCTCTCGCCTTCGATGACGCTGAGTCTGGCGGCAGAGGGGAGGCAGGGAAGGCGACTCGGACAGATGGGTTCCATCGGGGCGTTGGGGACCATCTGCGGGATGGCGATGGTCTTCATCCTCGCGAAAGTTCTCCACTTCAGCAGCATATTCGTGATCTCAGGAACGGTGGTCGGGATCGGGGCGGTGGCCGTCTCCATGATATCGAGGGACATCGGGCATAAGCAGAAGCCGAGGTTTGTCTTCAGGAAGCGTTTTTCGCTCTACTACCTGCTTGTGTTCCTGGAGGGATGCCGCAAACAGGTCTTCATCACGTTCGCGATCTTCGTGCTGGTGAGGCAGTTCGGGGCATCGCTTCGCACGGTGGCGTTGCTCATGATAGTTAACAGCGTCACGAATCTGATCCTTGCCCCCAGGTTCGGGCGGTTGATAGACAGGATCGGCGAGAAGAAGGTGCTTCTGGTATGTTACTCGTTACTGATACCGGTGTTTATCGGCTACGCGACCGTCAATAGCAAGCTGGTGATGAATGCGTTGCACGGTATCGACGCCATGTTTGCGATGGATCTGACGTCATGGATTCTGCGGTACTACACCGCCGGTGAACTGACTCTTGGTGCGCTCTGTTGTCTATACTTTGCCGATAGTCTGCTGTTCCTGGGGAGCATTGGACTCACAACGTACCTGCACAAGATCGCTGATCCTTCGGACGTGATGCCGAGCCTTGCCATGGGGATATCGGTGAATCATGCCGCTGCGGTCATAGTGCCGGTCGTTGGAGGCCTGCTGTGGACGAGGCTGGGGTATCAAGTAACGTTCTACGGGGGTGCGGGTATAGTGGCGCTCTCCGTCCTTGCGGTGTGCCGAATGAGGATATCCGCCCGCAGAGTCATCTCAGAGAGTCCGCCACCTTCGTGA
- a CDS encoding zf-HC2 domain-containing protein, with protein MNCEKVQRRISAYAAESLSKRFSGRIATHLEECSECRAVLQLDRMVMQMVENLQPLDPPAGLYPPLPNHITSRRALSAGHRALLLQRARWAFALSVPALVLILARTTLMPPQQTDPSLYEYAQGHMFYAGQEILADRPALYTASLLADAAHQKLEGKTP; from the coding sequence ATGAACTGCGAGAAGGTGCAACGACGCATATCCGCGTACGCTGCGGAGTCGCTGTCAAAGCGTTTCTCCGGCAGAATCGCCACTCATCTAGAAGAATGTTCCGAGTGCCGCGCCGTGCTGCAACTTGACCGCATGGTGATGCAGATGGTGGAGAACCTCCAGCCGCTCGATCCGCCCGCAGGACTCTACCCTCCGCTTCCGAATCACATCACATCTCGGCGAGCATTAAGTGCGGGGCACAGAGCACTACTCCTGCAGCGGGCGCGCTGGGCATTTGCACTCAGCGTTCCCGCGCTTGTCCTAATTCTTGCGCGAACCACCCTCATGCCACCCCAGCAGACTGATCCCTCCCTGTACGAGTATGCGCAGGGCCACATGTTCTACGCCGGTCAGGAGATACTAGCCGACCGGCCGGCTCTATACACGGCGTCTCTGCTCGCCGACGCGGCGCACCAAAAGCTTGAGGGGAAGACACCTTGA
- a CDS encoding sigma-70 family RNA polymerase sigma factor, with amino-acid sequence MSPSSIESGTQESKVAARSYSQHSDGELIDASKRGDVAAFELLFARYQKRVFNLIYRMVGNEHDAADLTQEVFLRVYKSLERLRSDEALLGWLRTIAVNITRDHFRKSARTIRGESLDKTVKLEDGEVEREVEDWSANPERLFGRKDIQEAVQRAIDTLSEDHRTVVALHHIEGVDVRDIAKMLKVPSGTVKSRLARAREELRRKLGHYVLTEPPGQQRGLP; translated from the coding sequence ATGAGCCCCTCGTCTATAGAGTCTGGAACTCAGGAATCCAAAGTCGCGGCGAGAAGCTATTCCCAGCACTCCGACGGTGAGCTGATAGACGCGTCAAAACGCGGCGACGTTGCAGCGTTTGAGCTACTATTCGCCAGGTATCAGAAACGGGTTTTCAACCTGATCTATCGAATGGTAGGCAACGAGCATGATGCGGCTGATCTTACGCAGGAGGTCTTCCTGAGGGTCTACAAATCTCTGGAGAGGCTCAGATCGGATGAGGCGCTCCTCGGGTGGCTTCGGACGATCGCCGTAAATATCACTCGGGACCATTTCCGCAAGTCCGCCCGGACGATCCGAGGCGAATCCCTGGATAAGACTGTAAAGTTGGAGGACGGCGAGGTAGAGCGAGAAGTCGAAGACTGGTCCGCGAACCCGGAGCGGCTGTTCGGACGCAAGGACATTCAGGAGGCGGTTCAGCGGGCGATCGACACTCTGTCAGAAGATCATCGAACGGTGGTTGCCCTGCATCACATCGAAGGGGTCGACGTGAGAGACATAGCGAAGATGCTCAAGGTGCCCTCAGGCACGGTGAAGTCCCGACTGGCTCGCGCCCGCGAGGAACTCAGGCGCAAGCTCGGGCATTACGTACTGACCGAACCACCTGGCCAACAGCGAGGATTGCCATGA
- the infA gene encoding translation initiation factor IF-1: MPKEEAMRVDGVVEDALPNAVFKVKLENGHEVLAHISGKMRMRFIRILAGDRVTVELSPYDLTRGRITWRYK, encoded by the coding sequence ATGCCGAAGGAAGAAGCCATGCGCGTAGACGGTGTTGTCGAGGATGCGCTGCCGAATGCGGTATTCAAGGTGAAGCTCGAGAACGGGCATGAGGTTCTCGCTCACATATCCGGCAAGATGCGCATGAGGTTCATACGCATTCTTGCAGGGGATAGGGTGACCGTCGAACTCTCACCGTACGATCTCACGCGTGGTCGAATCACGTGGCGGTACAAGTAG